In Drosophila ananassae strain 14024-0371.13 chromosome 3R, ASM1763931v2, whole genome shotgun sequence, the DNA window TAAAGTTTCCGGAATAGAGCTTCCGTAGCTTCTGTGGGGGGGAAGGGGCCCAGGCCATAAGAAAACTTTGTTTCATTTGTTATGCTCGTAAATTGCGGGCACTGAGGCCGGGAAAATCTCATTTGCGCTAAGTAGGCAGTTGACAATGTGGTCGAGCACAGCTCACTCCCAGAAACGTAATTAAATCCGATGTATTTTTAACGCATTACGAACGTCTATCATTACAAAACGTGCCTAATAACTAGATTAATCTCTGCGGCAACACCATGACCTTCTCACGGTTCAAAGTATATGATATTCATTTggaaatttaatgaatttcaTAAAATGTTAAATTGCTGAAAACAAATAAAGCGCAGCCCAGCCCATCAGGTTACTCTTTGTATAATTTGGACAAACTAATGTTTTCATTTACTAAATTGGCTCCGGCagcaataattaaaaaatcttTTCAAGCGTAATACCAGCAATGGTATAAATTTTCAAGCTTTCGGCTTGAGAGCTACGAGTGCCGCTTCAGTTTCGATCAAGTAAACAAATAAAGTATTAAATATATTCTGCCGAGAGTAAAGTtgaaatcaaaatttaaaaatgaataaaatattcgTGATGTGTCTGATTGTGGGAACTATACTCACCTCAAGCTTAGGTTTgttgttaaaatatttaattcagAAATagttgttttaaaattaacatTTAGGAGATCCATTGGAGCGTCAGAAACGGCAAGCCAACCAAGGATATGGAATGGGTGGCAGCGGAATGGGAAGAGGAAACGGGATGAACGGCGGAAACGGCGGTGGAAACGGAATGGGTGGAccgaatggaaatggaaacggaaatggaaatggatatGGTGGTCGTGGTGGAAATGGAATGGGAGGAAACGGAATGGGTGGCAATAATATGGGTGGAGGATATGGGGGCGGCGGAATGGGGGGTCGAGGAGGCAACGGAATGGGAGGGGGATATGGAGGAGGAATGGGTGGTCcaaatggaaatgggaatggAATGGGAGGACGAGGTGGAAACGGAATGGGAGGAAACGGTATGGGCGGAGGAATGGGAGGAGGTATGGGTGGCGGAATGGGAGGTAACGGGATGGGAGGAGGAATGGGCGGACGAGGAGGAAACGGAATGGGCGGAGGAATGGGAGGAAACGGGATGGGAGGAGGTCGTGGAGGATACGGCAACGGAATGGGAGGCAATGGAATGGGCCAAGGAGGAATGGGCGGCAATGGAATGGGGCCTGGAGGAATGGGCGGTCAGGGCGGTCAGGGCGGTCAGGGCGGTCAGGGCGGCTACAATGGACGCGGTGGAATGGGAGGACCAAACGGAATGGGAGGCCCCAACAGAATGGGCGGACCAAATGGAATGGGCCCTGGCGGTTGGGGTGGCAACAATGGCTACGGAAACAATGGAAACTACCGAAACAACAGTAGCAGCTACAGTACAACCTCCGCCACCACGACCACCGACAGTGGCTGGTAGAGTAGGATCGCCTCCGACTGAAGGATATTTTTTCGGTCTAAGAAAGATTTCAAATCAATTGTTTGTCCTTAATGTTACAAATACATCCTAAAgc includes these proteins:
- the LOC116654956 gene encoding glycine-rich cell wall structural protein 2, yielding MNKIFVMCLIVGTILTSSLGDPLERQKRQANQGYGMGGSGMGRGNGMNGGNGGGNGMGGPNGNGNGNGNGYGGRGGNGMGGNGMGGNNMGGGYGGGGMGGRGGNGMGGGYGGGMGGPNGNGNGMGGRGGNGMGGNGMGGGMGGGMGGGMGGNGMGGGMGGRGGNGMGGGMGGNGMGGGRGGYGNGMGGNGMGQGGMGGNGMGPGGMGGQGGQGGQGGQGGYNGRGGMGGPNGMGGPNRMGGPNGMGPGGWGGNNGYGNNGNYRNNSSSYSTTSATTTTDSGW